The Pelobates fuscus isolate aPelFus1 chromosome 2, aPelFus1.pri, whole genome shotgun sequence genome has a segment encoding these proteins:
- the LOC134585815 gene encoding endogenous retrovirus group 3 member 1 Env polyprotein-like has protein sequence FQIYGTGLDPGTLLFIGIETDTVSSQTHQVYHSFYEEMSIDNKIPHNAKNLFIDLAESIAGSLNVTNCYVCGGTNMGDQWPWEAKEVMSGSEAVDQLISSQADYQMSVRGKSEWRLKTSIIGYVCIARKGMMYNTSVGELTCLGQKAYDDDTKNTTWWSASNVSEPSNPFARYASLKDVWFDLSITSTWRAPANLYWICGKKAYSELPQDWEGACVLGMLKPSFFLLPIETGETLGVKVYDVNHRKKRGPLEIGTWEDNEWPPQRIIDYYGPATWAEDGTFGYRTPIYMLNRIIRLQAVVEIITNETSQALNLLAKHNTRMRTAVYQNRLALDYLLAVEGGVCGKFNLSNCCLQIDDEGQAIAELTSHMVKLVHVPTQVWKGYNPSSWFGSWYEWFGGLKAVVGGVLLILLLCLLLPCLIPLVVRSVQSLIGTIAERKAAAQ, from the coding sequence tttcagatatacgggacgggtttagatcctgggacattattgtttataggaatagagactgatacggtatcctcccagactcatcaagtataccattccttttacgaagagatgagtatagataataagatcccccataatgctaaaaacctgttcattgatctagctgaaagtattgccggtagtcttaatgttaccaactgctatgtgtgtggaggtactaacatgggagaccaatggccttgggaagcaaaggaggtaatgtccggttctgaggcagttgaccaattaatatcttcacaagccgattatcagatgagtgttagaggtaaatctgagtggagattaaagacctccatcataggttatgtttgcatagcaaggaaaggaatgatgtataatacttctgtaggagaattaacttgtctagggcaaaaagcttatgatgatgatacaaagaatacaacttggtggtcggcttcaaatgtctcagaaccatctaacccgtttgctagatatgccagtttaaaggatgtgtggtttgatttatccatcacatctacctggagagccccagcaaatttgtactggatctgtggtaagaaagcctattcggagttgccacaggactgggaaggggcatgtgtgttgggtatgctcaaaccatccttcttcttgttaccgattgaaacaggtgagactttaggtgttaaagtgtatgatgtgaatcataggaagaaaaggggacccttagagataggcacctgggaagataatgaatggcctccccagcgtatcatagattactatgggccagccacgtgggctgaggatggtacctttggttatagaacccctatttatatgctcaaccgtattataagattacaggcggtggttgagattatcacaaatgagacatcacaagcgctcaatcttctagcgaagcataataccaggatgaggacagcagtgtaccaaaatagattagccttggattaccttttggcagtagagggaggtgtatgtgggaagtttaacctgagcaattgctgtcttcaaatagatgacgaagggcaagcaatagctgagcttactagccatatggttaaactagtgcatgtgcctactcaggtatggaaagggtacaatccaagtagttggtttggtagctggtatgagtggtttggagggcttaaggcagtggtaggtggagtcctactgattttactgttgtgtctactcctaccgtgtcttatacccttagtagttaggtctgtgcaaagcctgataggaactatagcagagaggaaggctgctgcacag